The genomic segment attttttgttattgtctgtGTGCTTGTTTCTGCTCTGACGCTAACAGAAGCAGCTGTGGTTGATTAGAGTTTAAtgaaattattgttattgtcagcattgtgtaagattattaaaaaaagaaatagaaatactgAGGAAATAAACGGgggaaaaggaaagagaaaatattacagaaataaaattagtagaattattgattaaaaactaattacaaaataaaaataaacaagaataaGATTAGGTATAAGGTAAAGACACACAccagatataaaacaaaaataaatatgggaaaaattaaaatcaataaaaattaaatgattaaatgaacagataaaatgcaTAACATAATAGGTGTAGTAAGAGAAACTTTAAACAATACTTATTTAATAAAGTACTCTTTCTATACTATTCTAGCagcactatttatttattagcccatttatttatacatatttttatttttgaccgTTGCAGTTTTGCATTGCTTAAACCAGGAGTCTGCAGCTTTACAAtgcaaagagccatttttccttcAGTCCAGCTAAAGAAAACTCATTCAGAGCCGCAGATGTTACAAGACCTTTGGAGAAAAcaactttttgtaaaaaaaaaaaaactattttttataaatatctactaaagcaaatgttttgccatttttgaagaaccacattttaataaagaaaagtgtcagaattttttttttttaatggctctTTGCAGAAAGAACATAGACacactttcttctatgggatgtagaaaTATTAGagctgtgtggagtttgcatgttctccccgtgtatgtgtgggttctttcTCCTAAAGACATGCCTGGTAGGTTAAAAGGTGACTCTAAACTCCTCCTGAGgggtgagtgtgagcatgaatggttgtttttctgtctgtgttggccctgcgatggactggtgacctgtccggggtgtaccctgtctctcacctgttaattggGTAATAAATGCGatacaggaaataaataaaataaagaaaaacataaaatttttgcaaaaagaggatagCGAGGCTTTCTTCCATGGGGTGTAGATATTTGACAatgacaagaacaaaaaaataaaaaaagaaatattactgGTGCTTTTAGAGTCAttgtgttgtggaaattcaatgaaaaaaatttaaaatagctaaaaacctgcatttgttattacatctttatttaaaaatattagttctttagcattctCATCCATGTTTTAGGAgtcattgtggaaggtccagcgAGCCACAGGTTGCAGACTCCTGGTCTTAATATTATGGGACAGCTTGAAGAAATGTCCAAATGATCTGTGCTAACCACCATTCGGGGGAACAGATCAGGTTGTTTcaacaaaacaatgcattttaaaaggtaataaaaactgaaatgatgAAAACTGGGTGAGTTGGGGACTGGGATTCTGTCCTGGTATACTGCACCTCAGTGGTGACTAACTCAATGTTCTGGATTCCCAGATGCTCTTCTTCCATCATCATGAGAAGGTTCACATATCTGTTGCTAATCCTGAGGAGTTAGTTTACCAACCTAACTCAGTGGGTGAAGGGGTTTTGGTTGTAACAGAACGACAAATCCATTTTTAGAAATATGCAGAATGCTAACACCAAAGCTAATGCTAACACCTGTGCTGTCATTAATGCTCACACTCGGTCCCACCTGATGTTCCAGATGCTCAGCCAGCTCAGCAGGCTCTGTGTAAAGTTCGCACTGAGGTAGTGGAGGTCACCCGAGCCATGCTGGACCGCAGCAATGCTAACTTCTTGTTATGGCCTCCATGTGTGGAAGTGCAGCGCTGCTCTGGCTGCTGCAACACCTTACGGCAGAGCTTACAGTGCACCCCTGTCGCCACACACACCAGATACCTGcaggtaaacaaacacaaacagtgaCTGGAATTAGCTTTATGCAAAGGGACTGGTAGCatcaaaatgttaatttaacaTCATCTTATAAAATGAATCAGTGATTAGAGAAACTACTTTGGTGATTTTGATGATctaaacatgcatgcatgcacacaacaTGCATAAATACCTAAAACCACACATGATGTTTGTGTTATACTCAGACTTATTCCCTTTGACTTCTTAACCTCTGCAGGTCATGAAGATTGAGTACATCAACaaaagacccatttatgctaAAGCTGTGGTGTCAGTTGTGGATCATGTGGAGTGCAGATGTCAGCCTGGTCCACGTCTCCCTGCACACAAGAAAAAATCCACTCGCAGACAGCACGTCCACCTGCATCGAAACCAGACGCTCAGCCTAGGGCCTGCACAGAGCCAGGTACTGATGACTTTAACCGCACACCTTAAAACTGTTAAGAGACGACTGCTTAAAAGTTAATAATTCTGTTAATACAGAAAGTTCATTTTTACCTATTTGTTCAGATTTGCTGCTGCTTAACTtcagataataaaaaacaaaaacaaacaaaacacaacaaagctgAATTTTGTTTCAATTTACTGTCAAGGTGAAGATGCCCTCCAAAGATGAGCTCCATCATCTGGACGAGCTGAAACAGAACCAGAGGGCCCATCTGGAGGATCTCTTGGAGCAGCACTGGAACCCCAGAGGAGACACCTtcactcagcctggagaaggatACAGTCTCGCAGGAAAGGACATGTCTCCCTCAGGAGAGGCTATTCTGTTTCCTCCGCACTGGGTCATCAACTCCACCAGGCTGCTTGGGACTGAAGATCAAATTGAGAAGCAGGCACAGTGGGAGGATGGTAAGGTGTCAGATGACAACAAAGCGGTTTCCTCAGTGGGAAACATTGATGTggaggtaaaagaaaaatcaggagAAGACAAGGAGATACTAACACACAACCCATTAGGGCAAGAAGACAAATCCAGAATTTCTAAGAGCCAAACTAGTGGACTCACTCAGCATGTTACTGAAAATCCACAACTCAGCTTCAGCCCTAGTGAGGAAACTgttattgaaaaagaaaagagcaggtCTCGACCTACCAAAGAGCCGAATCCAGAACCTCGTGAGCAGGCTAGATGGGGAAAAAATGATACTCCAGAGGTGGTGAGGATGTTACAGATTGAGGAGGAAAAGTTGGAAGCGGAGAGAAAAGAGCTTCTGCTTCTCCACAAGAGGTTGGACGAAGAGAAGGAAATACTGCGACAGCAGCAAATcaagagagaagaagaggaaaagaagacaGACAGTCAACATCACCTGCACGGGAAACACCCTcctcatcatcagcagcagcatccaaCAACACAGAAACCAGGTAATAGAAGATAAAACATGTAAGAACATAAGTGCTAAATTACTAAACTGATTTGGTTCAATTTTAGTAATTTTCCTTTTGATTTTGCTCTTAAAGAGACAACTGCATCTACAACTACCACACGACAGCCATCAGCTCCAGCAGGCTCCAGACCCCTAGTCCGTCCACACCACACAAGGAGGAGAATGAGGAAGAATCGCAAACGGATCAGCAAGGCAGCTATGAGAGCGATGCTCATGTAGAAATAAAGTTAACCCAGGTGAACTGCAAGAAAATTTGAATTACGCCCCCTATCCATCCAATTAGTGAATGGAAAATGATAGAAAACATTGCAGTATTTTGGAAGTATTAAGcatgtctttgttgttttcctcttcAGGGACACAGTGAGCATGGTGCTTTTTGAGGATAATGCAGAGATGAAGCTTCCTTCCTTttactatttattcatttgtcaGTAACCTGCTCGTCCTGTGAGATCTCCTCAGTAACACTACTAATGACTGTTTGCTGAACCTGTAATTATTCCTGGGTGGAGTACAAAAGAGGAGGTTAAAGAAAATGGaatatgtgtttaaaaaaagacgGACCTTCTCGAGAGAGTGCTGATGGTAAAAGTAACTAGTGGCACCCAAAGACTGACAAAGTGTGTGCAAGCACAGTGCCTGCGGGGCAGAGAAATGCATCGCTGGGGAAATGAGTGCAATCTCCGAATTCCTCTTGGATCCTTGTTTAGATATCAACAGAGAGAAACTGCACTTATATGTTGGCAGAGCAaagtccacacagggtctttaaTGTCTTGATTTTTTGATAACCACTGTCAGATTGGAATAAAGAGAAGATTTGGTGGAAAACCGAACAAAAAGTGGAATTAACTTGTGCGTGTAATTAGATAATGTCAGGGACAATCATCAACGGCAGAATTCCCACGTGTGATATCAGTCATTAGCTCactaaaaaacatatttaattatatttaactCACTGCAAACACTGGAATAACAGATTAGAGAAAAACCGTCATTTGCAtcagttgttttctgtttcagaatTTCTGCACAGGTGTAaccaaaaaagacaagaaaataccTGTGAGCTGTCTGTGTACTACGCctcatatttatttgtctttccTGTTACTGTGGATTAACTCTGTACAAATACTGCAAATAAGATGTTGCTGAGATGCATTATGTAGAACAGATGTGGCCTGTCTTGGTGTCTGGCTGTGTGGCCCAAACAAGAACAAAGACTGCAATCtttttatgttatatattttctaaaaagGTCAAACTCTTCTGTGACCTCTTAGTACCATGCAGTGTTTAACGTCTTGTTGTGCTTGTTTTGTATGCCTCATATATCAGCTACTGCCTCTCacctagtagctgctgggataggctccagcccccctgTGACCCTACATTGGAAAAAGCAGGTTTagaatataaatgaatgaatataaatGCAGAAACAGTCAAAGCTCCTTTCACTTTCTATTTGGAAACTTAAAAGATCAAAGTAAGCACTCATTTTAGAGCCAGTACAAAACCTAACTTACCAATCGTAGACTATCTGTGTCCAATTATCTCCCTTTGTAGTGACatgaggaaacacacatctgatgctgttttgtgtttaataaTTCCAAATCAGCCAGACATCttaaattattgaaaaacatggtttgtatgttttatgtgcCAACTTACAACTGTTACTTATTGTCAGTTTTATTATAAGATATGATGAAAAATAGGAATGTTTGTGATAACTTTGCCACATAATGCTATTTTCATATGGGTATAAGAAGCTAATGTgcttaaattaattttgtttgtgtttttattctcttttcatCCATTTCCAAATGGCAACAGAATGACTGCTCGTACAGGAGTAAAGCGAGCAGATTCCTGGCACATTTCATCCACCATTTGTTGCACTTTGAGAACAAATAATgtcaaaatggccattttagaGACCTCATCAAAACCTCTAATTTTGTCATGCATCACTTTTATCAGAATCGGCCTTTGCaaagataatgttcacatattctACTATGATGTGATATAGACTTTAGTGCTACAACTGCATCATTCCAATTTAtcctaaaactgtttttttaggcaagcctgaaacatttttcatttttccaatgTGCCATCTTAATTTGTTCTTCTCCAGTAACACATACAATAACAGTATTCTGATTCCtgttccctttactatgactATACAGGCAAAGTATTAAAATACACcttgtgtttgcagaaatgTACTCATGTCATTATGGGTATGCAGTTTTGAAACAGAGGCCTCAAAATAGGCACAGAGCTCAAAGGGTTAATTTAGCAATTTAGCATGCTAAAACTGCTAATTTGTAGCTTATGAAACAGAACTTACAAAGTTCCTGTTCTGTCCTGGACAAACTGACATGTTCGCTTCATGGTGGTTTTGGATAAAAACGAATAGATCATGTGACTCAGTCGAGATTCAAGTGAAAGACATTATAATCTGGACAAAAGCTCGAGTTGAAAACACAACTCCCTGCCTGTAGTACATCACCAGCTTTCCTGAAGACATTATTTCAACTCCTTAGATTCACAGAAGTTCAGCCTTGTCTTGTGCTGCGCGTTTGGTTGCACTGACTTGcaataaagtttgttcaaaagagagaaaacagagcACAGAAATGTGGTGTTGAAGGTCTGTAGGTGAACTCTGGCACACACTCTTCGCAGTTTGTTTTTCACAATTACCCACTTGACTTTTGGCTGCAAAAATTCCCCAACTCAGCAACCAGCTGCACAGCTTTTCAGCACATGAACTGTTAAGCCAAGAAGTCATCTGAGGAATAAATCCTTATTCCCATGTGTGTAATGTATGAAAgctttaaaatgcataaatCCAAAAGGTGGatattatatttttgtgtgtgatttATGGAAAGTTGCCTGTCTTCCTCCTCTGTTCTCACTTTGCCTGTTACACCTTAAGTCAGTGTGTATTCAGGTACTCATACAGCGGCAATACTGTCAAGCTCACACAGGCATACTACTTCTAAACAGTAGACTATCTCCAAATTCAGCATCGAGGTGTGATGTCTGTTTTTTCGTGGGTGTTCATGCAGCTCTCCACCCCCTGCAGACCTTCAACAAAAGCAGTGAGGGGACAGGGATGGAGGCTTGTTGACTGTGACAAACACACAGGGCAGCCTGCACtcattcaaacacaaacagggGTCAAACATCGTGGTAGTGTGGGAGTGTCTCTGAAGAGGCAGAGACTGTGGGTGAAGCTGAATAAATCTGTTAGAATATACAACACAGAATGGATAACCCAGCCAAGactttgctcagtgtgtttccCGCTTGCTCTCCATACTACATTAACAGCCCAAATCTCTTCAGACAAccaatgaaaaaacagaaaacataaatcCCCAAAAATGAGTTCTTTGCCCCCAGACCCAGGGTATTCAGTTCAGTCCTACGAGGGTGTTTCtctgccccaacacacctgacttaaatgaaATGCATCCAACAGTCTATAAAGTTCAGAGGTTCatgtgtgttagagcagggaaacattgaaaacctgccgGACTGTGGCTGTTGTGGGATTAAATTGAAAAGCCCTGTAGTAGATTGATACGAAAACTGGGTGATAGCCATTGCCCGTTGTGTTTGTAATCTTTCCTGAAGTGTCAGAGAGACAATGAAAAACAGCCGAACATCAGCTGAAAATGTCAGGATGATATAGCTGTGCTTCCCTAGATTTTGTATATTCCAAAGTAGATATCTATTAAGGTGTTAAGTTTAGTATAAATCAGAAGGTTAGTGGTCGTTTAGCTTTGCTGTGAAAATAACAAAAGTCGAAGTGGACTAGTAGCATTCAATATATGCATAGCATCATACCCAAGGCCAACCCACTGTTAGGTTATCGGAGGACTACATGCTAGCTCACCTGTGTTAACATCAAAAAATCATTAACTGTCTGCACCAGATCAATGCGACATGTACTTACTTACTACGATGAAGAAGGAATGAAgtagttgtttttatgtaatcacaCACTGAGACATGTGGTGGACCTCAGGGAGAGTGCACCCATGCAGAACAAGAGCAGCTCCACTGTTACGATGGAAGGACAAACACTTTCTCCAACCATCAAAATACGGAGTTTAAACAGAGATGGAAAATGAACAATCTGCACTGCGTCTGTTCCTAATGTCCAACAACAAAATTTACTTGTCAGGATTATGCTGGAAGACATTTCTTTGCTGCGACCTTCTTCAGCTTAGTGTGGCCTGGATTCCCTGATGTACGGTAGAGAGGAAGCAGGAGGCCTTTAAACAGGCGTGTTACACAAGCATCTGTGTGGCGCCACGCACTCACTACACCTTCCAGTGGTTTTATTTTCCGGTTTCCATGTTCAACAAAGGACAGGGACACACTGTACACAGGTAAACACACAACGTCTCCGTCATCAAGCACAAAAACGCTAAATCTGGTCTGTCCATTAAGTCCATCCTCCTTTGTCTTTTACTTTAACGGATGCAAAAAGATGAAAACGGCTCTCACTCACTCACCAATCAAGGAACATAAGCCCTCTGATGTGACAATGAGGCCAAGGAATGTGACTGAGTATTTGGAAAACATCAAATCACATTCTTCCCACCTTCCGCTTCCACTGTCATGGCAAAGTAAATGAAGCTTCTTGGTGGGCATCGTGACTCACGAGAGCTCGTGTCAAAGTGTTCTTCAGTCTCATCAGACAGGATGCTGTACCTTGCAACCGGCTCAAAGACAGGAAGCTGATATCAGCATGCCTGGAATTCCAGCATTGTGTTCTTTCTGGTGAGACAAACGAGACGGTCCAACACGAAGCCTGATCACTAAagcaaaatatatttatgaCATACATGTATGCAGGTTACACCTGCTTCCAGAAACCAAGAAAGCATGAAAACTCTACAAAAACCCTGCAAAGCCTAACAAATGAGAAGATAAATGTAGCAATAAATTTGATAATTCAATGAAACTGTGTGTCCTTCAAGAATTCTTCACATTGTTGGGACTGAAATCTGTTTACAAAACCAAAAAGCAAGACGATGTAAGTCATTGAACCTGAAGGTTAAAGTAAGATTAGGTTCAGCTTGGGCAAGAGTTCATCAGTAAAGACAGTTTCAACAAAACTATATGTTCTTGGGAGTCAGATATCAAAAGGTATATTTATTGTAACACTTTGAAAGTTCAAATGTCACTCCTGTGTTGAAAAGATT from the Melanotaenia boesemani isolate fMelBoe1 chromosome 2, fMelBoe1.pri, whole genome shotgun sequence genome contains:
- the pdgfbb gene encoding uncharacterized protein pdgfbb isoform X2; its protein translation is MLDRSNANFLLWPPCVEVQRCSGCCNTLRQSLQCTPVATHTRYLQVMKIEYINKRPIYAKAVVSVVDHVECRCQPGPRLPAHKKKSTRRQHVHLHRNQTLSLGPAQSQVKMPSKDELHHLDELKQNQRAHLEDLLEQHWNPRGDTFTQPGEGYSLAGKDMSPSGEAILFPPHWVINSTRLLGTEDQIEKQAQWEDGKVSDDNKAVSSVGNIDVEVKEKSGEDKEILTHNPLGQEDKSRISKSQTSGLTQHVTENPQLSFSPSEETVIEKEKSRSRPTKEPNPEPREQARWGKNDTPEVVRMLQIEEEKLEAERKELLLLHKRLDEEKEILRQQQIKREEEEKKTDSQHHLHGKHPPHHQQQHPTTQKPETTASTTTTRQPSAPAGSRPLVRPHHTRRRMRKNRKRISKAAMRAMLM
- the pdgfbb gene encoding uncharacterized protein pdgfbb isoform X1; translation: MSSWVQLLLVLLAACLRFGVAEGDALPAALVELVRNSPISSIEDLQLLLLSDSVEGEDETSAANGGHRLPRSLDAQPAQQALCKVRTEVVEVTRAMLDRSNANFLLWPPCVEVQRCSGCCNTLRQSLQCTPVATHTRYLQVMKIEYINKRPIYAKAVVSVVDHVECRCQPGPRLPAHKKKSTRRQHVHLHRNQTLSLGPAQSQVKMPSKDELHHLDELKQNQRAHLEDLLEQHWNPRGDTFTQPGEGYSLAGKDMSPSGEAILFPPHWVINSTRLLGTEDQIEKQAQWEDGKVSDDNKAVSSVGNIDVEVKEKSGEDKEILTHNPLGQEDKSRISKSQTSGLTQHVTENPQLSFSPSEETVIEKEKSRSRPTKEPNPEPREQARWGKNDTPEVVRMLQIEEEKLEAERKELLLLHKRLDEEKEILRQQQIKREEEEKKTDSQHHLHGKHPPHHQQQHPTTQKPETTASTTTTRQPSAPAGSRPLVRPHHTRRRMRKNRKRISKAAMRAMLM